The following are encoded together in the Pedobacter steynii genome:
- a CDS encoding LacI family DNA-binding transcriptional regulator yields the protein MKNHQITIFDLARELNVSKSTVSRVLTGHPNVHPDTRKRVLDLAEKLDYQRNMIAIQLATQQSRTIGIIIPEILSSYFPYVIAAIQEEARNEGYNVIISQSNESYETEVTNAKVMLDNRVDGVIVSITKETLNFDHLKIFQKKGIPIVFFNRVCNEMVVPKVIVDDYEGAFAAVEHLILSGRKRIAHLSGPPSLAISVKRLNGYLAALKKHHIPADPELIISYDFSKEKIAIYVNHLINLKNPPDAIFAINDPTAIDTIQIIKKNGLSVPEDIAVVGFSDDYISALIEPPLTTVAQPVREIGITAAQLLFDQIKKDSSQWKTPVKVLKTKLIIRKSS from the coding sequence ATGAAAAATCATCAGATCACCATATTTGACCTGGCAAGGGAGTTAAATGTCTCTAAATCGACGGTATCGAGGGTATTAACAGGTCATCCGAACGTACATCCGGACACCAGGAAACGGGTATTGGACCTGGCAGAGAAGTTAGATTACCAGCGCAATATGATTGCGATACAATTGGCTACCCAACAAAGCCGTACCATCGGAATCATCATTCCCGAGATTTTGAGTTCATACTTCCCTTATGTCATTGCCGCCATTCAGGAAGAAGCCCGTAATGAAGGCTATAATGTGATCATCAGCCAATCTAATGAGTCGTATGAGACAGAGGTAACGAATGCGAAGGTCATGCTGGATAATCGCGTAGATGGGGTAATTGTCTCTATTACTAAAGAAACATTGAACTTCGATCATTTGAAGATATTTCAAAAGAAAGGAATACCAATTGTGTTCTTTAACCGGGTGTGCAATGAAATGGTGGTGCCGAAGGTTATTGTGGATGACTATGAAGGAGCATTTGCTGCGGTAGAACATCTGATCTTGTCAGGAAGAAAAAGGATTGCGCATTTATCCGGACCACCTTCATTAGCGATTAGCGTAAAAAGGTTGAATGGTTATCTGGCTGCATTAAAGAAACACCATATCCCGGCAGATCCGGAGCTGATCATATCGTATGACTTTAGCAAGGAAAAAATAGCCATATATGTGAATCACCTGATTAACCTTAAAAACCCACCTGATGCGATCTTTGCCATCAATGATCCTACAGCGATAGATACGATACAAATTATCAAAAAGAATGGTTTAAGCGTTCCTGAAGATATCGCTGTTGTTGGATTTAGTGATGATTACATTTCTGCGCTGATTGAGCCACCGTTAACCACAGTTGCCCAACCGGTGAGGGAGATTGGGATCACTGCAGCACAGTTA
- a CDS encoding RagB/SusD family nutrient uptake outer membrane protein, translated as MKTKILILLMSIMMLSCSNLLNKDPDFVTPDTYYKTEEDLKNGLNGVYNRLIDPNGRMYGRGLYSYFVVSDEAFFKGISINNIRVMVMDASHLDIGRLWEVLYEGVNRANLLLEQIDGVNMDLKQRDAIKGETLFLRGYYYYLLADLFGPVPLKLRATQSPDDPYLPRAPLAEVYASIINDMQQAEKLVNDIDYFAYNERISKTGVQAILARVFLKMAGAPLKDVARYKDALEYADKVILSNKHSLNLNYKQIFINHTQDINEKKECIWEVGMYGNKVGTVDLAGSMGVENGVECPSEAIGYSGGAMKITAKLYELFGTADTARRNWSIAPYRFVTSGGNTVKSNFTDKQIYDRNPGKWRREYETGSKARSFTSTNFPVIRYSDVLLMKAEAENEVNGGPTPAAYDAINQVRRRAFNKPLGSVNAICDIPAGQNKTQFLATIQDERLRELCFEGIRKHDLIRWGIYVKTMNDLGTSISTTAPSAYKYAANAGKNTTERDLFFPIPTTELTVNKLIEQNYGW; from the coding sequence ATGAAAACGAAAATATTAATATTGCTGATGAGCATCATGATGCTTTCCTGCTCCAACCTCTTAAACAAGGATCCTGATTTTGTTACGCCAGATACTTATTACAAGACAGAGGAAGACCTGAAAAATGGTCTGAATGGCGTGTATAACAGATTAATTGATCCTAACGGACGTATGTACGGACGTGGATTGTATAGCTATTTTGTGGTAAGTGATGAAGCATTCTTTAAAGGCATTTCAATTAACAACATCCGCGTAATGGTGATGGATGCCAGTCATCTGGATATCGGAAGGCTTTGGGAAGTATTATACGAAGGAGTGAACCGGGCAAATTTGTTATTAGAACAAATTGACGGCGTGAACATGGACTTGAAACAGCGGGATGCCATCAAAGGGGAAACCTTATTTTTAAGAGGTTATTATTATTACCTGCTTGCAGATCTTTTCGGGCCTGTTCCTCTAAAATTAAGGGCTACCCAATCACCAGATGATCCCTATCTTCCCCGTGCCCCATTAGCGGAGGTTTATGCTTCAATAATAAATGATATGCAGCAAGCTGAAAAACTGGTGAACGACATTGATTATTTCGCTTATAATGAACGTATCTCTAAAACCGGGGTACAGGCTATCCTGGCCAGGGTTTTTCTGAAGATGGCGGGAGCACCATTAAAAGATGTTGCCCGGTATAAAGACGCTTTGGAATATGCAGATAAAGTGATCTTATCGAATAAACATTCGCTTAATCTGAATTACAAACAGATTTTCATCAACCACACCCAGGACATCAATGAAAAGAAAGAGTGTATCTGGGAAGTGGGGATGTATGGCAATAAAGTAGGAACGGTAGACCTTGCCGGGTCTATGGGTGTAGAAAATGGGGTTGAGTGCCCGAGTGAGGCTATTGGTTATTCCGGAGGTGCGATGAAGATTACGGCCAAACTTTATGAACTTTTTGGTACTGCAGATACGGCGAGGAGAAACTGGAGCATTGCGCCGTATCGCTTTGTGACTTCTGGTGGCAATACCGTAAAGTCTAATTTTACGGATAAGCAGATCTATGACCGTAATCCTGGCAAATGGAGAAGAGAATACGAAACCGGATCCAAAGCCCGTAGCTTTACCTCCACGAACTTCCCTGTGATCCGTTATTCCGACGTGTTGCTGATGAAGGCAGAGGCAGAAAACGAAGTAAACGGAGGACCTACACCCGCTGCTTATGACGCCATAAATCAAGTGAGAAGAAGGGCCTTCAATAAGCCTTTGGGAAGTGTAAATGCCATTTGTGATATCCCGGCAGGCCAAAATAAAACACAGTTTTTAGCGACCATTCAGGACGAGCGTTTAAGAGAATTATGCTTTGAAGGAATCCGTAAGCATGACCTGATCAGATGGGGCATCTATGTCAAAACAATGAATGATTTAGGGACAAGCATCAGCACCACAGCTCCTTCGGCGTACAAGTACGCTGCAAATGCCGGTAAAAATACAACAGAGAGAGACTTGTTTTTCCCGATCCCCACAACAGAACTAACGGTTAATAAGCTTATAGAACA
- a CDS encoding SusC/RagA family TonB-linked outer membrane protein — MRKIYPIFGTRLLLSMVLCMSLQLLYGQSALPVKLMTGTVSDQEGKPLIGVSIQLKGKTTVVSSDNNGVYKIGVPGGRGILVFSYIGFLTREVTLAAGSTYNVTLNEDLKGLNEVIVIGYGTTTKRDLTGSVGSANLKDMNKAPVGTFTEALAGRVAGVQVSSADGQPGNELNIIVRGANSVTQDNSPLYVIDGFPTEIAAANSINNEEIESIEVLKDASATAIYGARGANGVVLITTKKGKTGAAQISYDGWAGINSIIKQQKVLSPYEFVKYQLELNPELYGDIYLKDGQTLESYRGREGINWQDEIFRNAYVQNHSLSLRGGTEQTKYAISGSLLEQPGIIINSGFRRYQGRVVVDQTISKKLKAGVNLNYVASKKFGTVVAESQTSPTASLMYSAWGFRPVTGNIDFDANMIDELYDPDLSATADYRINPLLAAQNEYKPLFNNTLVVNSYLDYKILENLSLRITGGLNKANIRQEIFNNSSSRLGNPNNNNKVNGSVNNTEITNLLNENTLTYQTKFKGGHSLKVLAGLTMQDVRNYSNGFSSIQIPNESLGMKGLGEGQLVVAPVSDLKNGLLSYLGRIDYNYKSKYLFTVSFRADGSSRFPKNNRWASFPSGAFAWRFTDEPFMKKLSFLSDGKLRVGYGHTGNNRVDDYAALTALKMLPATGYPTGNVPGKGIVPVNLGNTKLKWETTVQSNVGIDLSFLKNRISLTADYYHKKTDDLLLNATLAPSMGFLSAFKNVGKVSNSGIELSLSSTNIKGEKFAWSSSFNIAFNRNKVLALNDGEPSLLSRVTWGNFNNAFPYIAVPGQPIAQFYGMTFDGVYQYSDFEVQPNGSYVLKPNVPNNGNPRANILPGDIKFKDINGDNQIDDNDRSVIGDPNPVHIGGFSNNFSYGNFDLNIFLQWSYGNDILNANRIEFEGGDPTQRNLLNMFESFANRWTPENQTNDLYRLGGQGPAYYSSRTIEDGSFIRLKTVSLGYNLPASLMKSLKMKSLRFSVSAQNLITWTRYSGLDPEVSTRHTALTPGFDWSPYPRPRSITIGLNANF; from the coding sequence ATGAGAAAAATTTACCCGATTTTTGGAACAAGACTATTGTTATCAATGGTCCTCTGTATGTCCCTGCAATTGCTCTACGGACAATCAGCTTTACCTGTCAAATTGATGACCGGAACAGTATCCGATCAGGAAGGAAAACCCCTTATTGGTGTGAGCATCCAGTTAAAGGGGAAAACAACGGTGGTTTCCTCCGACAACAATGGCGTCTATAAAATCGGCGTTCCCGGTGGGAGGGGGATTTTAGTGTTCTCCTATATTGGTTTTCTGACCAGGGAGGTAACTTTAGCTGCAGGAAGTACCTACAATGTTACGCTGAATGAAGATCTCAAAGGATTGAATGAGGTGATTGTAATTGGATATGGTACCACTACTAAGCGAGATCTGACCGGTTCTGTCGGCTCTGCAAACCTAAAAGATATGAACAAAGCACCCGTGGGTACTTTTACGGAAGCCCTGGCGGGCAGGGTTGCCGGAGTGCAGGTTTCTTCTGCCGATGGGCAACCGGGAAATGAACTGAATATCATCGTCAGAGGAGCCAACTCAGTGACACAGGATAATTCTCCTTTATACGTAATTGACGGTTTTCCTACAGAAATTGCCGCTGCCAATAGCATCAACAACGAAGAAATTGAATCTATTGAAGTGTTGAAGGATGCTTCTGCAACAGCAATATATGGAGCCCGGGGTGCAAATGGAGTCGTGTTGATTACGACCAAAAAAGGGAAAACCGGAGCAGCTCAAATCAGCTATGATGGCTGGGCAGGAATCAATTCTATCATCAAACAACAAAAGGTGTTAAGCCCTTATGAGTTTGTTAAATATCAGTTAGAACTAAATCCGGAATTATACGGGGACATTTATCTTAAAGACGGACAAACACTCGAAAGTTATAGAGGCCGCGAAGGAATCAACTGGCAGGATGAGATTTTTCGCAATGCCTATGTTCAGAACCATAGTCTTTCCTTACGCGGAGGTACCGAGCAAACTAAGTACGCCATTTCCGGATCATTGTTAGAACAACCGGGGATTATTATAAACAGCGGATTCCGCCGTTATCAGGGGCGCGTTGTTGTAGATCAGACCATTAGTAAGAAATTGAAAGCAGGAGTAAACCTGAATTACGTGGCTTCAAAGAAATTTGGGACGGTGGTCGCAGAATCGCAAACAAGCCCTACTGCCAGTTTAATGTACAGTGCCTGGGGCTTTCGCCCGGTGACCGGAAATATTGATTTCGACGCCAATATGATCGATGAGCTTTACGATCCGGACTTAAGCGCGACTGCCGATTACCGGATTAACCCGCTTCTGGCAGCACAGAACGAGTATAAACCTTTGTTCAATAACACCCTGGTGGTCAATTCTTATCTGGATTATAAAATATTAGAAAATCTGTCCTTAAGAATTACCGGCGGACTCAATAAAGCAAACATCAGACAGGAGATTTTCAATAATTCGTCGTCCCGTCTTGGAAATCCGAACAATAACAACAAAGTAAATGGCTCGGTCAACAATACCGAAATCACCAATCTTTTAAATGAAAACACCTTGACTTACCAGACCAAATTTAAGGGAGGACATTCCTTAAAGGTGCTTGCGGGTTTAACCATGCAGGATGTCCGGAATTATTCGAATGGCTTTTCTTCTATTCAAATCCCGAATGAATCGCTGGGCATGAAAGGATTAGGAGAGGGACAATTGGTTGTGGCTCCGGTTTCAGATCTGAAAAATGGTTTGCTTTCCTATCTGGGAAGGATCGACTATAATTATAAATCGAAGTATTTATTCACGGTTTCCTTCCGTGCCGATGGATCGTCCAGATTTCCTAAAAACAACAGGTGGGCATCCTTCCCTTCCGGAGCATTTGCCTGGCGTTTTACCGACGAACCGTTTATGAAGAAACTAAGCTTTCTGAGTGATGGAAAACTCAGGGTAGGATATGGACATACCGGTAACAACCGGGTGGATGATTATGCCGCACTTACTGCTTTGAAAATGTTGCCTGCAACCGGATACCCTACGGGAAATGTTCCGGGAAAAGGAATTGTACCGGTTAACCTTGGAAATACAAAGCTGAAATGGGAAACCACGGTGCAGTCCAATGTGGGGATTGACCTCAGTTTCCTTAAAAACCGCATCTCTTTAACCGCTGATTATTACCATAAAAAAACAGATGATCTTTTACTGAATGCTACTCTGGCGCCTAGCATGGGCTTCTTGTCTGCATTTAAAAATGTAGGAAAGGTATCTAACAGCGGGATAGAACTCAGCCTCAGCAGTACTAACATTAAAGGGGAGAAGTTTGCATGGAGTTCGAGTTTCAACATTGCATTTAACCGGAACAAGGTGCTTGCCCTGAATGACGGTGAACCAAGCCTGCTTTCGAGGGTCACCTGGGGGAATTTTAACAACGCCTTCCCATATATCGCTGTTCCAGGACAACCGATCGCTCAGTTCTATGGAATGACGTTCGATGGGGTCTATCAGTATAGCGACTTTGAAGTTCAGCCAAATGGATCTTATGTATTAAAACCGAATGTGCCCAACAATGGTAATCCACGGGCCAACATCCTTCCCGGCGATATTAAGTTTAAGGACATTAACGGTGATAACCAGATCGATGATAATGACCGCAGTGTAATCGGGGATCCGAATCCGGTTCATATCGGTGGTTTTAGCAATAATTTCAGCTATGGTAATTTCGACCTGAACATTTTCCTGCAATGGAGTTATGGTAACGACATCTTAAACGCCAACCGTATAGAGTTTGAAGGTGGGGATCCTACCCAGAGAAACTTGTTAAACATGTTTGAGTCCTTTGCAAACAGATGGACCCCTGAAAATCAAACCAATGATTTATACCGGTTAGGCGGACAGGGGCCGGCATATTATTCTTCCCGTACCATCGAAGATGGCTCTTTTATCAGGTTAAAAACGGTGTCTCTTGGCTATAATTTACCTGCATCATTGATGAAATCGTTAAAAATGAAGAGCCTGCGGTTTTCTGTGTCTGCTCAAAACCTCATCACCTGGACCAGATATTCTGGTCTGGATCCGGAGGTTTCTACCAGACATACTGCCCTGACTCCGGGATTCGACTGGTCCCCATATCCAAGACCAAGATCAATCACGATAGGGTTAAACGCTAATTTTTAA
- a CDS encoding FAD-dependent oxidoreductase: MIREESQKKRAVKSESAGYDLVVVGGGLSGVCCAITAARKGLKVVLVQDRPVLGGNSSSEVRLWILGATSHMGNNNRWAREGGVVDEILLENMQRNPEGNPVIFDTVLLDKIYQEPNIKLLLNTVVYDLEKSDADEISSVRCFCSQNSTEYILSASLFCDASGDGILGFLAGAAFRMGAENKEEFGEKFAPDKEYGELLGHSIYFYSKDTGKPVKYIAPSFALADITKIPRFKSFNAKEFGCKLWWLEYGGRMDTVHESENIKQELWKVVYGVWNYIKNSGEFPEAETMTLEWVGSIPGKRESRRFEGDYMLTQQDIVSQHQHEDAIGYGGWSIDLHPADGVFSNKPGCNQWHSKGIYQIPYRCLYSRNIKNLFLTGRIISASHVAFASSRVMATGAYLGQAVGMAAFIAKKNGLQPKELNEKGMMKSLQLELMKSGQHIPGVILTDAADLTQSADITASSEMQLDEIPFDFMKSLDISAGQMIPLQAGQVPCFTFSLESSEETTLQVELRISTKSGNFSPDELLEIQQIPLKTGAQTLSTSFGSKLNENAYVYLCFRKNPAVKLGFSNTRISGILSVFNSVNKAVSNFGSQKPTEDIGVDEFEFWCPQRRPEGHNIALKIDPPINPFIVEQLKNGIGRPVNGPNAWVSSINDQNPKISLKWADQTSISRIELCFDTDYDHPMESVLMTHPERTMPFCIRNYTITDGNGNQLFVKKDNYQSINIIELKETVLTDELTLQFEHPSADIPAALFAIRCYN; the protein is encoded by the coding sequence ATGATAAGGGAAGAATCTCAAAAGAAAAGAGCTGTTAAATCAGAATCTGCCGGCTATGACCTGGTTGTTGTAGGAGGAGGTTTATCTGGTGTATGTTGTGCCATCACTGCTGCAAGAAAAGGGCTAAAAGTTGTTCTGGTACAGGACAGGCCAGTTCTGGGTGGCAATTCATCAAGTGAAGTTCGGTTATGGATCCTGGGAGCAACCTCCCATATGGGAAATAACAACCGTTGGGCCAGAGAAGGAGGAGTAGTTGACGAAATTCTACTTGAAAACATGCAACGCAATCCGGAAGGTAATCCGGTAATCTTTGACACCGTATTACTCGATAAAATATATCAGGAACCAAACATTAAACTGCTCTTAAATACAGTGGTATATGACCTTGAAAAGTCTGATGCCGATGAAATTTCCTCTGTGAGATGTTTTTGCAGCCAGAACTCAACCGAATATATCTTATCTGCCAGTCTGTTTTGTGATGCCTCAGGAGACGGTATTTTAGGTTTCTTAGCAGGAGCTGCATTTAGAATGGGAGCAGAGAACAAAGAGGAGTTTGGAGAAAAATTTGCGCCCGACAAAGAGTATGGAGAGCTTCTTGGACATAGCATTTATTTCTATAGTAAAGACACAGGCAAGCCCGTCAAATATATTGCGCCTTCATTTGCTCTGGCCGACATCACAAAGATCCCAAGGTTTAAAAGTTTCAATGCCAAAGAATTTGGCTGTAAACTCTGGTGGCTGGAATATGGCGGACGTATGGATACCGTTCATGAAAGTGAAAACATCAAGCAGGAACTTTGGAAAGTCGTATACGGTGTCTGGAACTATATTAAAAATTCGGGTGAATTTCCTGAAGCCGAAACCATGACACTGGAATGGGTGGGAAGTATCCCGGGAAAAAGAGAAAGCCGGAGATTTGAAGGAGATTACATGTTGACCCAACAGGATATCGTTTCCCAGCATCAGCATGAAGATGCCATCGGTTATGGGGGATGGTCTATTGACCTGCATCCGGCAGATGGGGTGTTTAGCAATAAACCAGGATGTAACCAATGGCATAGTAAAGGTATTTATCAGATACCATACCGGTGCCTGTACAGCAGAAACATCAAAAACCTTTTCCTTACCGGAAGGATCATTAGTGCAAGCCATGTCGCATTTGCCTCTTCGAGGGTGATGGCAACAGGAGCATACCTGGGGCAAGCAGTGGGTATGGCCGCATTCATTGCAAAGAAAAATGGATTACAGCCCAAAGAACTTAACGAAAAAGGGATGATGAAATCCCTGCAACTGGAACTGATGAAGAGTGGTCAGCATATTCCAGGGGTGATATTGACAGATGCCGCAGACCTGACACAATCGGCAGATATTACTGCTTCCAGTGAAATGCAGCTCGATGAAATCCCTTTTGATTTCATGAAGAGTCTCGACATCTCCGCCGGACAAATGATTCCTTTGCAGGCTGGGCAAGTGCCTTGTTTCACTTTCTCACTAGAATCATCAGAAGAAACGACCTTACAAGTCGAACTCAGAATCAGTACCAAATCTGGAAACTTTAGCCCTGATGAATTATTGGAAATTCAGCAAATACCCCTAAAAACCGGGGCTCAGACACTAAGCACAAGTTTTGGCAGTAAACTGAACGAAAACGCTTATGTGTACCTTTGTTTCAGAAAAAATCCTGCGGTTAAACTTGGCTTTTCCAATACCCGCATTTCCGGCATTTTATCGGTGTTCAATTCCGTAAATAAAGCCGTTTCCAATTTTGGCAGCCAAAAACCAACGGAAGATATTGGCGTGGATGAATTTGAATTCTGGTGCCCGCAGCGCAGACCTGAGGGGCATAACATCGCTTTAAAAATAGATCCGCCAATAAATCCTTTTATAGTTGAGCAACTAAAAAATGGAATCGGCAGACCTGTCAATGGACCCAATGCCTGGGTGTCGTCGATCAACGATCAAAATCCTAAGATCTCTTTAAAATGGGCGGATCAAACCAGCATCAGCAGGATAGAGCTTTGTTTTGATACGGATTACGATCATCCTATGGAATCAGTCTTGATGACCCATCCGGAAAGAACAATGCCTTTTTGTATTAGAAATTATACCATAACAGATGGAAATGGAAATCAGCTCTTTGTTAAAAAAGACAATTACCAATCCATCAATATTATTGAATTGAAAGAGACGGTGTTAACCGATGAATTGACGTTGCAATTTGAGCATCCATCGGCAGATATACCAGCTGCCTTGTTTGCAATCCGATGCTATAATTAG